One window of the Terriglobales bacterium genome contains the following:
- the ppk2 gene encoding polyphosphate kinase 2, which yields MNLELSDASVLIPLSDRKNGNKRSQQTPTIKRKQYERELCKLQAKLVELQEWVKATGAKIVVIFEGRDAAGKGGVIHRIMERVSPRVFRHVALPAPTEREKSQLYAQRYMKELPAAGEVVLFDRSWYNRALVEHVMGFCTAKQYEDFLKMCPSFEALLKNNGIILVKYWFEVSEEEQHKRFLKRIEDPMRRWKLSPMDLESHRRWYDYSRARDAMFAASDTPESPWYVVHADHKRRARLNCINHLLSVVPWRQIPATKVTLPKRQKANGYKSLEWTYRFIPERY from the coding sequence ATGAATCTAGAGCTCTCAGACGCCTCTGTTCTCATACCGCTCTCAGATCGAAAGAACGGAAACAAAAGAAGCCAGCAAACGCCAACGATAAAACGCAAGCAGTACGAACGCGAGCTTTGTAAGCTCCAGGCTAAGTTGGTCGAATTGCAGGAATGGGTGAAGGCAACAGGGGCTAAAATCGTTGTCATCTTTGAAGGCCGTGATGCAGCCGGCAAGGGCGGGGTCATTCACCGGATCATGGAGCGGGTGAGCCCTCGTGTGTTTCGACACGTAGCGCTGCCCGCCCCAACCGAACGGGAGAAGTCACAGCTCTATGCCCAACGTTATATGAAGGAACTACCGGCTGCAGGAGAGGTTGTTTTGTTCGACCGCAGCTGGTATAACCGCGCCCTCGTGGAGCATGTGATGGGCTTTTGCACAGCCAAGCAATATGAGGACTTCCTCAAAATGTGCCCATCATTCGAGGCCCTTCTCAAGAACAATGGCATCATCCTCGTAAAGTACTGGTTTGAGGTTAGTGAGGAAGAGCAGCACAAAAGATTTTTGAAACGCATTGAGGATCCGATGAGGCGCTGGAAGCTCAGCCCAATGGATCTCGAGTCTCATCGCCGCTGGTACGACTATTCGCGCGCTCGCGATGCTATGTTCGCTGCCAGCGACACACCTGAATCACCCTGGTACGTTGTCCACGCCGACCATAAACGACGTGCTCGATTGAATTGCATTAACCACCTTCTTTCGGTCGTCCCCTGGAGACAAATCCCGGCAACTAAAGTCACTCTTCCAAAGCGGCAAAAAGCAAACGGGTACAAGTCACTCGAATGGACTTACCGTTTTATTCCGGAAAGATATTGA
- a CDS encoding glucosidase: protein MNPVQKMPIDYSETTEQRRLNQARESGVPWKKWGPYLSERQWGTVREDYSNDGNAWDYFTHDHARSRAYRWGEDGIAGVSDDQQLLCFAVALWNGRDPILKERLFGLTNSEGNHGEDAKEYYFYLDSTPTHSYMKYLYKYPQKEFPYTDLVETNRRRSREELEYELLDTGIFDDDRYFDVFVEYAKENPEDLAIRISVHNRGPEDAQIYILPTLWFRNTWSWESGSSKPTLRQLNGGGRVLASHPKLGDRTLHFEGEPELLFTENESNAERLWGGKNTSPYVKDAFHQYLVAGKREAVNPAKIGTKAAAVYALRIPKGSSEVIRLRLTAKVGLDAFSRFDQVFAARISDADEFYARITPRSLNEDERRVHRQALAGMLWTKQYYHFDLDRWLSEHEAHPLVGANHRQVRNREWFHMLNSDIISMPDKWEYPWYAAWDLAFHTLALSMVDFDFAKEQLLLMLRTLYAHPNGQLPAYEWNFSDVNPPVHAWATLFLFNIEKELGRSDIRFLERSFQGLMLNFNWWINRKDPDGKNVFAGGFLGLDNIGVFDRSAQLPTGGYLDQADGTAWMAFYCQSMLEIALILMDYDTMYEDVAFRFLEHFLWITYAMDRIGASHDGMWDTEDGFFYDLLHLPNGESMRLKVRSMVGLLPLCACTVLEPTGVLARHPRLLELIDLFKKRHPELLTHVAPADDKFTGYADRRLLAVCNKEKMEKVLSYLLDEKEFLGPFGIRSLSRYHEKHPFVFHLNGSEFKVGYLPAESNTGMFGGNSNWRGPVWMPVNALLIRALLNLYQFYGDHYKVECPTGSGQYMTLYEVAREIGRRLSSIFLRDASGKRPVYGGTKKFQDDPHWRDYILFYEYFHGDDGAGLGASHQTGWTGTIARTLDLFARLTSADWLGASRSELSARLTREQVAG from the coding sequence ATGAATCCAGTACAAAAGATGCCCATTGACTACTCCGAAACCACCGAGCAAAGGCGATTAAATCAGGCGCGTGAATCTGGAGTTCCATGGAAAAAATGGGGACCCTACTTAAGCGAAAGACAGTGGGGCACGGTTCGTGAGGATTACAGCAACGACGGAAATGCGTGGGACTACTTCACCCACGACCATGCCCGTTCGCGCGCGTACCGTTGGGGAGAGGATGGAATTGCAGGCGTTTCCGATGATCAGCAGCTCTTGTGTTTCGCTGTGGCTTTGTGGAACGGGCGTGATCCGATTTTGAAAGAGCGCCTGTTTGGCCTGACAAACAGTGAAGGCAATCACGGAGAGGATGCAAAGGAGTATTACTTTTATCTGGATAGCACGCCAACGCACTCCTACATGAAATATCTCTACAAGTATCCACAAAAGGAGTTTCCTTATACCGACCTGGTGGAGACCAATCGTCGCCGATCTCGTGAAGAACTTGAGTACGAGCTGCTCGATACCGGCATCTTTGATGACGACCGCTACTTCGATGTCTTTGTCGAATACGCGAAAGAAAATCCCGAAGACCTGGCAATCCGCATTTCGGTGCACAACCGAGGCCCAGAAGACGCGCAAATCTACATCCTGCCTACGCTCTGGTTTCGCAATACCTGGTCCTGGGAATCCGGTTCGAGCAAGCCCACGCTACGACAATTGAATGGTGGAGGCAGAGTTCTGGCGTCGCATCCCAAGCTCGGCGATCGAACTCTGCACTTTGAAGGCGAGCCAGAATTACTGTTCACGGAAAACGAGTCCAATGCTGAACGGTTATGGGGAGGTAAAAACACTTCTCCCTATGTGAAGGACGCTTTTCATCAGTACCTTGTCGCGGGTAAACGAGAAGCTGTGAATCCGGCCAAGATTGGCACAAAGGCCGCTGCCGTGTACGCGCTACGGATTCCCAAAGGGAGCAGCGAAGTAATACGTCTGAGGCTGACCGCCAAAGTTGGGCTCGATGCTTTCTCCCGATTCGATCAAGTCTTTGCTGCCCGGATTTCCGACGCAGACGAATTCTATGCCCGAATTACTCCTCGCTCTTTGAATGAGGATGAACGCCGTGTGCATCGACAGGCGCTAGCCGGAATGCTGTGGACTAAGCAGTACTACCATTTCGATCTGGATAGATGGCTCTCTGAGCACGAGGCTCATCCCCTGGTTGGGGCCAACCATCGCCAGGTTCGCAACCGCGAATGGTTTCATATGCTGAATAGCGACATTATTTCCATGCCCGACAAATGGGAGTACCCATGGTACGCGGCCTGGGACCTTGCATTTCACACGCTCGCGCTCTCAATGGTGGATTTTGATTTCGCTAAAGAGCAGCTTCTACTGATGTTGAGAACGCTGTACGCGCATCCAAACGGCCAACTCCCAGCATATGAGTGGAATTTCAGCGATGTGAATCCTCCAGTACACGCTTGGGCAACTCTCTTCCTCTTCAATATCGAAAAGGAGTTAGGTAGATCGGATATCCGCTTCCTCGAGCGTTCCTTCCAAGGACTGATGCTGAACTTCAACTGGTGGATTAACCGCAAAGACCCAGACGGCAAAAACGTCTTTGCAGGCGGATTTCTGGGCTTAGACAACATCGGAGTCTTCGATCGCAGCGCTCAGTTGCCGACAGGCGGGTATCTTGATCAGGCCGATGGCACTGCTTGGATGGCCTTCTATTGTCAATCCATGCTTGAGATAGCGCTCATCCTTATGGATTACGACACGATGTATGAAGACGTCGCATTCCGGTTCCTGGAGCACTTTCTCTGGATTACGTATGCCATGGATCGAATTGGTGCGAGCCACGATGGAATGTGGGATACGGAAGATGGCTTCTTCTACGACCTGCTCCATTTACCTAATGGGGAATCCATGCGGCTTAAAGTACGATCGATGGTTGGGCTCCTCCCGCTCTGCGCCTGCACGGTACTTGAGCCGACCGGAGTTTTGGCCCGTCACCCTCGGCTATTGGAGCTGATTGACTTGTTTAAGAAACGACATCCCGAACTGTTAACGCATGTTGCTCCTGCGGATGATAAGTTCACTGGCTATGCCGATCGCCGCCTCTTAGCAGTTTGCAACAAAGAGAAGATGGAGAAGGTGTTGTCGTATCTCCTGGATGAAAAGGAATTTCTGGGCCCCTTCGGCATTCGCTCGCTGTCGCGATATCACGAGAAACATCCTTTCGTGTTCCACTTGAATGGGAGTGAGTTCAAAGTAGGCTATCTTCCTGCCGAATCAAACACGGGAATGTTCGGTGGTAACTCTAATTGGCGAGGTCCGGTCTGGATGCCAGTGAATGCCTTGCTAATCCGAGCGCTGCTGAATCTGTATCAGTTTTATGGCGATCATTATAAGGTCGAATGCCCGACCGGGTCTGGACAATATATGACCTTATACGAAGTAGCGAGGGAAATCGGACGCAGACTTTCAAGTATTTTCCTGCGTGATGCCAGTGGAAAGCGTCCAGTTTACGGAGGAACAAAGAAGTTCCAGGATGACCCACACTGGAGAGACTACATTCTCTTCTACGAATACTTTCATGGAGACGACGGCGCTGGCCTCGGTGCTAGTCATCAGACAGGGTGGACAGGAACGATCGCTCGAACGCTCGATTTGTTTGCCCGACTCACATCGGCCGATTGGCTGGGCGCCTCCAGATCTGAGCTCAGTGCGCGGCTAACGCGTGAACAGGTTGCCGGCTAA